One part of the Odontesthes bonariensis isolate fOdoBon6 chromosome 15, fOdoBon6.hap1, whole genome shotgun sequence genome encodes these proteins:
- the LOC142400569 gene encoding adhesion G protein-coupled receptor D2 isoform X3, with protein sequence MHLLLFPGLGLLVCGHSFIAAFTVETRTETGYDESYYEYVPDRLQWKTAEELCNQRSGALATVSNSAENQELASFLKSLNISQPVWIARKLLKHLKKTEGSSETLVLDFSGRSDRKHARLVHKFPSLGSVTICTQLRFDPDCFGISTIFSYSIQSYINEFQLRANLSQGKPVKLALLVHGIHGPYEEAFAHNFSWHSVCVSWSNNGGRWALYTDGVVVSRGDGLNGTDSIGPNGHFIIGQEQDTFGGSFKSVESFSGSITELHIWDQVLNSSQIFTMEKECSPVSTGLVFKWNETAMDIEPSLIKQWRDSPCQALGSLSDSPLEGNSLQNQTFSFQLSGSPTPHEDCGIFNPATESSGLIKCNSYTGAVCQFEKEGLDVFNLPKSPFFSGLNKDPKTKLVMEELSVNTTWSRDLTLLQQLTQDVLYTMKAGDPHLLTSSDVYFLSQMIDMIASSASSAGVNATNVLESIATNYVKIASVMLEPHMATQWMGRTKDGVSVGPFTIVKSIDSLTEALADMLSAERKDFTLSSKNIVVYMKWQKLSPESCNQVFKPSAVGSQSTSSSALDELLIPDLELKRLHALGYAEVIFIHTHYSHLSEIVSEAEEPALSQREKTKRNLPGHLASAVISATVRDASKARTIPVAVQYTLSSSHVVGYSQRVTPICAFWNFMPIDTHSSSWSSDGCSVIFVGSTVTSCLCNHTTNFAVLMNYLESQWSSEEELILTKLTFIGSGASLCALVVTLMLFTVLDIPKSDRTSIHKNLFIALICAQVILLCSGSAIHSKVACTLVAALLHLFFMAAFSWMLVEGLLLWSKVVAVNLNEDHHMKYYYLIGWGLPVLIVTITLASASGKYSADGYCWLSVQNGIIWGFAGPVIFIIMVNILVLTRVVIITISTAKRRSIMLAQGTSPVEQAYEQIRAAVKAVLVLLPILGLTWLCGVLVPFSIVMAYIFILLNSLQKKPKQQNPDPVSQAGSASSLIWTCTTPIIRRHIFPFPVPLPC encoded by the exons ATGCACTTGCTATTGTTCCCAGGTCTAGGCCTGCTT GTTTGTGGTCACAGCTTTATAGCAG CCTTTACAGTGGAAACCAGAACCGAGACGGGTTATGATGAGTCTTATTATGAGTATGTACCTGATCGTCTACAGTGGAAGACTGCAGAGGAACTGTGTAACCAGCGCTCTGGGGCCCTAGCTACTGTCTCCAACTCTGCAGAGAACCAAGAGCTAGCCAGCTTTTTAAAATCCTTGAACATCTCTCAGCCTGTGTGGATTGCCAGGAAACTCTTGAAACATCTGAAAA AAACTGAAGGTTCTTCTGAGACCCTGGTTCTGGACTTCTCTGGGCGCTCGGACAGGAAACATGCCCGTCTCGTGCACAAGTTCCCCTCCCTGGGCTCCGTGACTATTTGCACACAACTCCGCTTCGATCCAGATTGCTTTGGAATTTCCACAATCTTTTCTTATTCCATCCAGTCCTACATTAATGAGTTCCAGCTTCGAGCAAACCTGTCCCAGGGCAAGCCTGTGAAGTTGGCTCTTCTGGTCCACGGCATTCACGGGCCTTATGAAGAGGCCTTTGCCCATAACTTCTCCTGgcactctgtgtgtgtttcttggAGCAACAATGGTGGACGCTGGGCATTATATACTGATGGTGTTGTGGTCTCAAGGGGTGATGGCTTAAATGGTACCGACAGCATCGGCCCTAATGGCCATTTCATTATCGGGCAGGAGCAGGACACGTTTGGAGGCTCCTTTAAGTCTGTTGAATCGTTCTCAGGGAGCATCACAGAGCTGCACATTTGGGATCAGGTGTTGAACAGCAGCCAAATATTCACCATGGAAAAGGAGTGCTCACCCGTCTCCACTGGGCTGGTGTTCAAGTGGAATGAAACCGCCATGGATATAGAGCCCTCCCTTATAAAGCAGTGGAGAGACAGCCCATGTCAAG CGTTGGGTTCATTGTCAGATTCCCCATTGGAGGGCAATTCTTTGCAGAACCAAACGTTCTCCTTTCAGTTGTCCGGTAGCCCGACGCCTCATGAAGATTGTGGCATCTTCAACCCTGCTACTGAGAGCTCCGGCCTAATCAAGTGCAACTCATATACAGGAGCTGTCTGTCAATTTGAGAAGG AAGGGCTGGATGTTTTCAACTTACCAAAGTCACCATTTTTCAGTGGACTCAACAAGGATCCGAAGACTAAACTG gtgaTGGAAGAGCTCAGTGTCAACACCACCTGGAGCAGAGATCTGACCTTGCTTCAGCAGCTAACTCAGGATGTTCTGTATACAATGAAAGCTGGTGACCCTCACCTCCTGACCTCCAGCGATGTTTACTTCCTCTCCCAGATGATTGACATGATTGCATCTAGCGCTAGCTCTGCAGGAGTTAATGCAACAAATGTCTTGGAGTCCATTGCTACCAACTATGTAAAGATTGCGAGTGTGATGCTGGAGCCACACATGGCCACACAGTGGATGGGTCGGACTAAGGATGGG GTCAGCGTCGGACCTTTCACTATTGTAAAGAGCATTGATAGTCTCACAGAAGCTCTGGCAGACATGCTGTCTGCAGAGCGAAAAGACTTCACCCTTTCTAGTAAGAACATAG TTGTGTACATGAAGTGGCAGAAACTGTCTCCAGAGAGCTGTAACCAAGTCTTCAAGCCATCTGCAGTCGGATCTCAGAGTACCAGCAGCAGTGCTCTTGATGAATTGCTTATCCCCGACTTAGAACTTAAGAGGCTACACGCACTAG GATATGCGGAAGTGATCTTTATTCATACGCACTACAGCCATCTGAGTGAGATTGTGTCTGAAGCAGAGGAGCCTGCACTGAGTCAACGAGAGAAAACGAAAAG AAATCTCCCAGGTCACCTAGCTTCTGCTGTCATATCAGCCACCGTCCGTGATGCCTCGAAGGCCCGAACCATCCCTGTGGCTGTGCAATACACCCTTTCTTCTTCACATGTG GTTGGGTATTCACAGCGAGTTACTCCAATATGTGCCTTTTGGAATTTCATGCCGAT AGACACTCATTCGAGTAGCTGGTCCAGTGATGGCTGCTCTGTGATCTTTGTGGGCTccactgtcacttcctgtttgtgcaACCACACCACCAACTTTGCAGTGCTGATGAATTACCTGGAGTCACAG TGGAGTTCGGAAGAGGAGCTTATTTTGACCAAGCTCACATTCATTGGTTCTGGTGCATCTCTGTGCGCCCTGGTGGTAACCTTGATGTTGTTCACTGTGCTGGA TATCCCCAAATCAGATCGGACATCCATCCATAAGAACCTGTTCATAGCTCTGATCTGTGCCCAGGTGATTTTGCTCTGCAGCGGTTCAGCCATTCACAGCAAG GTGGCATGTACGCTTGTAGCAGCGCTGCTTCATCTCTTCTTCATGGCAGCTTTTAGCTGGATGCTGGTGGAGGGGCTGTTGCTCTGGAGCAAGGTGGTCGCAGTCAACCTAAATGAGGATCATCATATGAAGTATTACTATCTCATCGGCTGGG GTCTGCCGGTGCTGATAGTCACTATCACACTAGCATCAGCTTCAGGCAAATACTCAGCTGATGGCTACTGTTGGCTTAGTGTCCAGAACGGAATAATTTGGGGCTTCGCTGGTCCTGTAATCTTCATCATCATG GTGAATATCTTGGTACTGACCAGGGTGGTGATTATTACCATCTCCACAGCAAAGAGAAGGTCTATCATGTTGGCTCAGGGCACGAGTCCTGTGGAGCAAGCCTATGAGCAAATCAG GGCTGCAGTGAAAGCAGTGTTGGTGTTGCTGCCAATCCTCGGACTGACATGGCTGTGTGGCGTCTTAGTACCGTTCTCCATTGTCATGGCCTACATCTTTATTCTCCTTAATTCCTTAcag AAGAAACCAAAACAGCAGAACCCGGATCCGGTTTCGCAGGCAGGCAGCGCCAGTTCACTCATCTGGACGTGCACCACCCCGATCATTCGAAGACATATCTTTCCTTTCCCGGTTCCCCTCCCTTGTTAA